In Streptomyces sp. NBC_01439, the following are encoded in one genomic region:
- a CDS encoding poly(A) polymerase — MRTSEELYHQVRWDSRFDPARFVLGLLQRGAAPKRVPLPSFVPGGDIPWHRVLFVEADGELVWDRATGVDRIDVTAAGRVRDPRLLRAPFFTARTPHAWDPAGGGAWRPAEPVPGGGTAVAPASVRLLTWNTLWDRYDAPRISTARRRPLLLADLAAADADVIALQEVEPELLGMLLAAPWVRASYTLGTDPGGPDVAECGLLLLSRLPVREAGMHALRPHKALTAVTVDTAAGPLVVSNTHLTSDHTENGDVRREAELARLAEGLGGIGAGVALLGDFNDGRHGAWGPAAALGMRDAWSDVHGPADDTPTFDPVANPLAAVGSLSGRAARLDRILLRSTPARVTRAALRGDSPASEGLFISDHFGVEATVEFGERGGAPARLDVPATARTAVAWLAPPLPEAVRELRRELDPQAGRWPAHVNLLFGFVPESSFAEAVPLLAEAAAATGPFPVRLKGVHSFGHREDATVWLDPAAAGEAPWQELRSALAERFPGCRGRTGDHHGYTPHLTLGRSRDPQRAVAAFAARLGGPVAARVGELAVLSQRGDGPMRVRATVALGTGEVRLEPETAGRPGTAVPEEAAGAVTARVRAALGGAQVHVTGSRRMGCALPEADLDLVAVLPGPGDVALVRDRVAAALPEAGRLREVTGARVPGLRFRVGGLSVDLVAVATGGLDPAQAVARRAELGEAAALALSAVSDADAVRERVGTERHAAFAGLARRVKAWARARGLDSAPFGGLPGLAWAVLAARTVEEVGVLPPDALLREFFGRWAAWDWRVPVSLSAAGPGAAEGGPDAVTVLTPSEPVRSCTAQVGPGLRDLLVQELYAAWELLEAGPVDAVWAPGPPPLHRRHAAWAVVTVRTASEAEFEETLGRVRGRLRALLGALEEAGAADAHAWPRPFESGPALACYAIGLGAAPPDAARLASLAGPWRTGLAGVEVSWAAGGEVPDLV; from the coding sequence ATGCGTACCAGCGAGGAGCTCTACCACCAGGTCCGCTGGGACTCCCGGTTCGATCCGGCCCGGTTCGTGCTCGGCCTGCTCCAGCGCGGGGCCGCGCCGAAGCGGGTCCCGCTGCCCTCCTTCGTGCCCGGCGGCGACATCCCCTGGCACCGGGTGCTGTTCGTCGAGGCGGACGGTGAGCTGGTGTGGGACCGCGCCACCGGCGTGGACCGGATCGATGTCACCGCGGCGGGCCGGGTTCGCGATCCGCGGCTGCTGCGGGCTCCGTTCTTCACCGCCCGGACCCCGCACGCGTGGGACCCGGCGGGCGGCGGCGCCTGGCGGCCCGCCGAGCCGGTGCCCGGGGGCGGGACGGCCGTCGCGCCCGCCTCGGTGCGGCTGCTGACCTGGAACACGCTCTGGGACCGGTACGACGCCCCGCGCATCTCGACCGCCCGGCGCAGGCCGCTGCTGCTGGCCGATCTCGCGGCCGCGGATGCCGATGTCATCGCGCTGCAGGAGGTCGAACCCGAGCTGCTCGGCATGCTGCTGGCGGCGCCGTGGGTGCGGGCCTCGTACACCCTCGGTACGGATCCGGGCGGCCCGGACGTCGCCGAGTGCGGGCTGCTGCTGCTCAGCCGGCTGCCGGTGCGGGAGGCGGGGATGCACGCCCTCCGCCCGCACAAGGCGCTCACCGCCGTCACGGTGGACACCGCGGCCGGCCCGCTGGTCGTCTCGAACACCCACCTGACCAGCGACCACACCGAGAACGGCGATGTCCGGCGGGAGGCCGAACTGGCCCGGCTCGCCGAGGGACTGGGCGGCATCGGGGCCGGGGTGGCGCTGCTGGGCGACTTCAACGACGGCCGCCACGGCGCCTGGGGGCCCGCGGCCGCGCTCGGGATGCGGGACGCCTGGAGCGACGTGCACGGGCCGGCGGACGACACGCCGACCTTCGACCCGGTGGCCAATCCGCTGGCCGCGGTGGGCTCGCTGTCGGGGCGGGCGGCCCGGCTGGACCGGATCCTGCTGCGGTCCACCCCGGCACGGGTGACCCGGGCCGCGCTCCGCGGCGACTCCCCGGCATCCGAGGGGCTGTTCATCTCCGACCACTTCGGGGTCGAGGCGACGGTGGAGTTCGGGGAGCGGGGCGGTGCTCCCGCGCGCCTGGACGTACCGGCGACGGCACGGACGGCCGTGGCATGGCTCGCACCGCCCCTGCCGGAGGCGGTTCGGGAGCTGCGCCGCGAACTCGACCCGCAGGCCGGGCGCTGGCCCGCGCACGTGAACCTGCTCTTCGGCTTCGTCCCGGAGTCCTCCTTCGCCGAGGCGGTGCCGCTCCTCGCGGAGGCGGCCGCCGCGACCGGGCCGTTCCCCGTCCGGTTGAAGGGCGTGCACAGCTTTGGACACCGTGAGGACGCCACCGTCTGGCTGGACCCGGCAGCGGCCGGTGAGGCGCCGTGGCAGGAGCTCCGGAGCGCCCTGGCGGAGCGGTTCCCGGGCTGCCGGGGGCGTACGGGCGATCACCACGGCTACACCCCTCATCTGACGCTGGGGCGCAGCCGGGACCCGCAGCGCGCGGTCGCGGCCTTCGCGGCGCGGCTCGGCGGCCCGGTGGCCGCGCGGGTCGGGGAGCTGGCCGTCCTCTCGCAGCGCGGGGACGGGCCGATGCGGGTCCGGGCGACGGTGGCACTGGGTACGGGCGAGGTCCGCCTGGAGCCGGAGACCGCGGGCCGGCCCGGGACCGCGGTCCCGGAGGAGGCCGCCGGGGCGGTCACCGCGCGCGTCCGGGCGGCCCTGGGCGGCGCACAGGTGCACGTGACCGGGTCCCGCCGCATGGGCTGCGCGCTGCCGGAGGCCGACCTGGACCTGGTGGCGGTGCTGCCCGGGCCGGGCGATGTGGCCCTCGTACGGGACCGGGTGGCGGCGGCGCTGCCCGAGGCGGGGCGGCTGCGGGAGGTGACGGGAGCGCGGGTGCCGGGGCTGCGGTTCCGCGTCGGCGGGCTGTCGGTGGACCTGGTCGCGGTGGCCACCGGCGGGCTGGATCCGGCGCAGGCAGTGGCACGGCGGGCGGAGCTGGGCGAGGCGGCCGCGCTCGCGCTGAGCGCGGTCAGCGACGCCGATGCCGTACGGGAACGGGTGGGAACGGAGCGGCACGCCGCGTTCGCCGGGCTGGCACGGCGGGTGAAGGCGTGGGCGCGGGCCCGCGGGCTGGACTCGGCGCCGTTCGGCGGGCTGCCCGGGCTGGCCTGGGCGGTGCTCGCGGCGCGCACGGTGGAGGAGGTCGGAGTGCTGCCGCCCGACGCCCTGCTGCGCGAGTTCTTCGGCAGGTGGGCCGCCTGGGACTGGCGGGTGCCCGTCTCGCTGTCGGCGGCGGGCCCGGGCGCGGCGGAGGGCGGGCCGGACGCGGTCACGGTCCTCACCCCTTCGGAGCCGGTGCGCAGTTGCACGGCCCAGGTCGGGCCGGGCCTGCGCGACCTGCTGGTCCAGGAGTTGTACGCGGCCTGGGAGCTGCTGGAAGCCGGCCCCGTGGACGCCGTGTGGGCCCCGGGGCCACCGCCGCTGCACCGTCGGCACGCCGCCTGGGCGGTGGTGACCGTACGGACGGCCTCCGAGGCGGAGTTCGAGGAGACCTTGGGCCGGGTGCGCGGACGGCTGCGGGCCCTGCTCGGCGCGCTGGAGGAGGCCGGTGCCGCGGATGCGCACGCCTGGCCCCGGCCCTTCGAGTCGGGCCCGGCCCTGGCCTGCTACGCGATCGGCCTCGGCGCGGCTCCGCCGGACGCGGCGCGCCTGGCCTCCCTGGCCGGCCCCTGGCGGACCGGCCTGGCGGGGGTCGAGGTCTCCTGGGCGGCCGGCGGCGAGGTGCCGGACCTGGTGTGA
- a CDS encoding DUF418 domain-containing protein: MTGPGAGAAAPPSAGSGGRLAGVDAVRGLAVLGMFAVHVGPSPEPEGAGYLLVAADGRAPALFTLLAGFSLVLAQRGLDPAQRPQGWADRWRPLLVRCALLAVLGVWLASLWPGILVILAFFAVYFLAAEPFTRLSTPVLTVVAGVSVVAGPLLSFLLGPVFGYEASGRGLVPEVADLASWSGLGAVVLELLLTGAYPLATYFPYVLAGMALARLCEVRERSVARRMAVWGTVAAFAGYGSAWLASHVFGARQRLLEAIAVHHPEALAAADPVREVLQGQYGAVPSTSWDWLLVADPYSQTPLETLGNAGVGCALIGLCALAARHGVGARLLRPLTVLGAMALSAYVVHALVLAGPAHGAASWSAWLAFSGAALALTWSWQLVWAESPLRRGPVEHVLRLATRGRSRA; the protein is encoded by the coding sequence GTGACGGGCCCGGGCGCGGGAGCGGCGGCGCCGCCGTCCGCGGGGTCCGGCGGCCGGCTGGCCGGGGTCGACGCCGTACGCGGACTGGCCGTCCTCGGCATGTTCGCCGTGCACGTCGGCCCCAGCCCGGAGCCGGAGGGCGCCGGATACCTCCTCGTCGCGGCCGACGGGCGCGCCCCGGCCCTCTTCACCCTGCTCGCCGGTTTCTCCCTGGTCCTCGCCCAGCGCGGGCTGGACCCGGCGCAGCGCCCGCAGGGCTGGGCGGACCGCTGGCGACCCCTACTGGTCCGCTGCGCGCTGCTGGCCGTACTCGGCGTGTGGCTGGCCTCGTTGTGGCCCGGGATCCTGGTCATCCTGGCCTTCTTCGCCGTGTACTTCCTGGCGGCCGAGCCCTTCACCCGGCTGTCGACTCCGGTGCTCACCGTCGTGGCGGGCGTCTCGGTGGTGGCGGGGCCGCTGCTGTCGTTCCTGCTGGGCCCGGTGTTCGGGTACGAGGCGTCCGGGCGCGGGCTGGTACCCGAGGTCGCCGATCTGGCCAGTTGGTCCGGGCTGGGTGCGGTGGTGCTGGAGCTGCTGCTCACCGGGGCCTATCCGCTGGCCACCTACTTCCCGTACGTCCTGGCCGGAATGGCGCTCGCCCGGCTGTGCGAGGTGCGGGAGCGGTCGGTGGCCCGGCGGATGGCGGTGTGGGGCACGGTGGCCGCCTTCGCCGGATACGGCTCCGCGTGGCTCGCGAGCCACGTGTTCGGCGCCCGGCAGCGGTTGCTGGAGGCGATCGCCGTGCACCATCCGGAGGCCCTGGCCGCGGCCGATCCCGTACGGGAGGTGTTGCAAGGCCAGTACGGCGCCGTGCCCAGCACCTCCTGGGACTGGCTGCTGGTGGCCGATCCCTACAGCCAGACCCCGCTCGAGACCCTGGGCAACGCGGGGGTGGGCTGCGCCCTCATCGGCCTGTGCGCGCTCGCCGCACGGCACGGGGTGGGTGCGCGCCTGCTGCGGCCGCTCACGGTGCTCGGGGCGATGGCGCTGAGCGCGTACGTCGTCCACGCGCTGGTGTTGGCCGGTCCGGCGCACGGCGCCGCGTCCTGGTCCGCCTGGCTGGCCTTCAGCGGCGCGGCCCTGGCCCTGACCTGGTCCTGGCAGCTGGTCTGGGCCGAAAGCCCGCTGCGCCGCGGCCCGGTGGAGCACGTGCTCCGGCTGGCCACGCGGGGGCGCAGCCGGGCCTGA
- a CDS encoding GNAT family N-acetyltransferase, whose product MLQLVLAVSAFTAAAAELLLDGYLDIDGAGAARLTEEGRGPAATTHTTATTRGRVTPRQRNGGIGAVLLEALELHARSAEFDTPIVWPSDRSSPLYRRSGFQPPEEPVELPLDP is encoded by the coding sequence GTGCTCCAACTCGTCCTCGCGGTATCCGCGTTCACCGCGGCCGCCGCCGAGCTGCTGCTCGACGGGTACCTCGACATCGACGGGGCCGGGGCGGCGCGGCTGACCGAGGAGGGCCGCGGGCCTGCTGCGACGACGCACACCACTGCCACCACCCGAGGTCGGGTCACGCCGCGCCAACGGAACGGGGGAATCGGTGCGGTGCTCCTCGAAGCACTCGAACTGCACGCGCGCAGCGCCGAGTTCGACACCCCGATCGTCTGGCCGTCGGATCGCAGCAGCCCGCTCTACCGGCGCTCCGGTTTCCAGCCACCGGAAGAACCGGTGGAGTTGCCGCTCGACCCGTGA
- a CDS encoding NUDIX domain-containing protein — translation MPQLTDQGAIDEHDAIDEHERERTGTWMTPAEYGASRAAVWTAAVVLVTDTHGRILVQSVDYRADRLLPGGAVDAGEAPSAAAARELREELGVDGRYPRGLAVDWIPADTPGFPPEMRFPGEILHVYDGGTWTPDRIEAVRLPAQEITAIHFAEPADLPALMDPGDARRALSALRARINGSGAVLLEDGRPTAPTALDRLGVLRTRRIPQHGAWHPGPVPERLPVRDLSAWLFAPDGRALVLISRATGAVHLPPPTAAATEDAVPLGYRDGEQGAHARTAARLTVLPPGTDAAYARLLATPEQVRELSDWGRAGDDELTAVHAARARFGLPVPARTPPTELPGEDVRR, via the coding sequence ATGCCGCAGCTGACCGACCAGGGCGCGATCGACGAACACGACGCGATCGACGAACACGAGCGGGAGCGGACGGGGACCTGGATGACCCCGGCGGAGTACGGGGCCTCGCGGGCCGCCGTGTGGACCGCGGCCGTCGTCCTCGTCACCGACACCCACGGCCGGATCCTCGTCCAGAGCGTCGACTACCGCGCCGACCGGCTGCTTCCCGGCGGAGCCGTGGACGCCGGCGAGGCACCGTCCGCGGCGGCCGCCCGGGAGCTGCGCGAGGAACTCGGCGTCGACGGCCGCTACCCGCGCGGCCTCGCCGTGGACTGGATCCCGGCCGACACCCCGGGCTTCCCGCCCGAGATGCGCTTCCCCGGCGAGATCCTGCACGTCTACGACGGCGGCACCTGGACCCCCGACCGGATCGAAGCCGTCCGCCTCCCGGCCCAGGAGATCACCGCCATCCACTTCGCCGAACCGGCCGACCTGCCCGCCCTGATGGACCCGGGCGACGCCCGCCGCGCACTGTCCGCCCTGCGCGCCCGCATCAACGGCTCCGGCGCAGTCCTGCTCGAGGACGGCCGTCCCACCGCGCCGACCGCCCTCGACCGGCTCGGGGTCCTGCGCACCCGGCGGATCCCGCAGCACGGCGCCTGGCACCCGGGCCCGGTTCCGGAGCGGCTGCCCGTGCGGGACCTGTCGGCCTGGCTGTTCGCCCCCGACGGCCGGGCCCTGGTGCTGATCTCCCGGGCCACCGGCGCCGTCCACCTCCCGCCCCCGACGGCCGCAGCCACCGAGGACGCCGTCCCGCTCGGCTACCGGGACGGCGAGCAGGGCGCCCACGCCCGCACCGCGGCCCGCCTCACCGTCCTCCCCCCGGGCACGGACGCGGCGTACGCGCGCCTGCTGGCCACCCCCGAACAGGTCCGCGAACTGAGCGACTGGGGACGGGCGGGCGACGACGAGCTCACGGCGGTCCACGCCGCCCGCGCCCGTTTCGGCCTCCCCGTCCCCGCCCGCACCCCACCCACCGAACTTCCCGGGGAGGACGTCCGTCGCTGA
- a CDS encoding RNA ligase family protein, translating into MRIHYPRTPHLPWSPGAAADDVRAVGLAGLVGREVVVTEKLDGENTTLYADGLHARSLDSAHHPSRAWVKGLQGRIGPGIPAGWRVCGENLYARHSIPYEDLDSWFYGFSVWDGEHCLDWDRTVRFLHGLGVPTPRVLWRGTFDERALRKLKLDTTRQEGYVVRTAAGFAREDFGRCVAKWVRGGHVQTSTHWMFAQVVPNGLGPTAALWAVRSGAEADVPGLSAALGMPGTGTTGAAGSTGAAAADEVAEVVARIDGAGRTGEDRLAGVLAAVLHREPRATIAARIAAGPAGMRLARRVADLVGLYPYLQRPFPDEDRRAGLVRMAAAADLGVLHALAGALADGPEARECAQWSELCAEEAGLLGPDPLEALRAGLREALAGLGTEAADRCWAEARRAFARGAISGSAVEEAVAATWQWRDGTFPRLVQLCGPSGSGKSTFGRELPGVDAYIGLDDLRTARGARADQGANAEVLSEGLDRLDAALARGGTVVWDATSLTDQQRGLAGSVARRRNALVTHAVVLVEKAELVRRNGVRPHPVPPQVLTSQVHRFNPPYAGQAHRTWYIGAAGVVEDTAGGLAAAPADTKPGQGQGQGQGPY; encoded by the coding sequence ATGCGCATCCACTATCCCCGTACGCCGCACCTCCCCTGGTCCCCCGGGGCGGCGGCGGACGACGTCCGGGCCGTCGGACTGGCGGGGTTGGTCGGGCGCGAGGTCGTGGTGACCGAGAAGCTCGACGGGGAGAACACGACCCTGTACGCGGACGGGCTGCACGCCCGCTCGCTCGACTCGGCGCACCACCCCTCGCGCGCCTGGGTCAAGGGCCTCCAGGGCCGTATCGGCCCCGGGATCCCGGCCGGGTGGCGGGTGTGCGGGGAGAACCTCTACGCCCGGCATTCGATCCCGTACGAGGACCTGGACAGCTGGTTCTACGGGTTCTCCGTGTGGGACGGGGAGCACTGCCTGGACTGGGACCGGACCGTACGGTTCCTGCACGGTTTGGGCGTGCCCACCCCGCGCGTCCTGTGGCGGGGCACCTTCGACGAGCGCGCGCTGCGCAAGCTGAAGCTCGACACGACGCGTCAGGAGGGGTACGTCGTACGGACGGCGGCCGGTTTCGCGCGCGAGGACTTCGGCCGGTGCGTGGCCAAGTGGGTGCGGGGCGGCCACGTGCAGACCAGTACGCACTGGATGTTCGCGCAGGTCGTGCCGAACGGGCTGGGACCGACGGCCGCGTTGTGGGCGGTGCGCTCGGGGGCCGAGGCCGATGTGCCCGGGCTGTCCGCCGCTCTCGGGATGCCCGGGACCGGCACCACCGGAGCCGCCGGCAGCACCGGGGCCGCCGCCGCGGACGAGGTGGCCGAGGTCGTGGCCCGGATCGACGGGGCGGGGCGGACCGGGGAGGACCGGCTGGCCGGGGTCCTGGCGGCCGTGCTCCACCGCGAGCCGCGGGCCACGATCGCGGCACGGATCGCGGCGGGCCCGGCCGGTATGCGGCTCGCGCGACGGGTCGCCGATCTGGTGGGGCTGTACCCGTACCTGCAGCGGCCGTTCCCGGACGAGGACCGGCGGGCCGGGCTGGTCCGGATGGCCGCCGCGGCCGATCTCGGCGTGCTGCACGCGCTGGCCGGGGCGCTGGCGGACGGGCCGGAGGCGCGGGAGTGCGCGCAATGGTCGGAGCTGTGCGCCGAGGAGGCCGGGCTGCTCGGCCCGGATCCGCTGGAGGCCCTGCGCGCCGGGCTGCGCGAGGCGCTCGCTGGGCTGGGCACGGAGGCTGCGGACCGCTGCTGGGCCGAGGCCCGGCGGGCCTTCGCGCGGGGCGCGATCTCGGGGTCGGCGGTGGAGGAAGCGGTGGCGGCGACGTGGCAGTGGCGTGACGGAACGTTTCCGCGACTAGTGCAGTTGTGCGGGCCCTCGGGCAGCGGGAAGAGCACGTTCGGCCGCGAACTGCCCGGGGTGGACGCGTACATCGGTCTGGACGATCTGCGCACGGCCCGAGGTGCCCGTGCGGACCAGGGGGCCAACGCCGAGGTGTTGAGCGAGGGCCTGGACCGGCTGGACGCGGCCCTGGCCCGCGGCGGGACGGTGGTGTGGGACGCCACCTCGCTCACCGACCAGCAGCGCGGCCTGGCGGGTTCGGTCGCACGGCGCCGCAACGCGCTGGTCACCCACGCCGTGGTGCTCGTGGAGAAGGCGGAGTTGGTGCGGCGCAACGGGGTGCGCCCGCATCCGGTGCCGCCGCAGGTGCTCACCTCGCAGGTGCACCGGTTCAACCCGCCGTACGCCGGTCAGGCGCACCGTACGTGGTACATCGGTGCGGCCGGGGTCGTGGAGGACACGGCGGGCGGCCTCGCGGCCGCGCCTGCGGACACGAAACCGGGACAGGGACAGGGACAGGGACAGGGGCCGTACTGA
- a CDS encoding GNAT family N-acetyltransferase, giving the protein MFLAEEVDFDADEMLILYGSVGWEGYTSDVGRLCRGLANSHLVVTARDGSGTLLGLARTISDDEHVCYVQDVVVNPASHRQGVGRALVEHLKRRYSHCRFFLLSTDHESSPEGERNHAFYRSLGFLSYEEKEMAGFGLPRNRPDLRETAP; this is encoded by the coding sequence GTGTTCCTAGCGGAAGAGGTCGATTTCGACGCCGACGAGATGCTGATCCTGTACGGCTCGGTCGGCTGGGAGGGCTACACCAGCGACGTCGGCAGACTCTGTCGCGGTCTCGCCAACTCCCACCTCGTCGTCACGGCGCGAGACGGTTCAGGAACGCTCCTCGGACTGGCCCGGACCATCTCCGACGACGAGCACGTCTGTTACGTCCAGGACGTCGTGGTCAATCCGGCGAGCCACCGGCAGGGAGTTGGCAGGGCCTTGGTCGAACACCTGAAGCGGCGCTACTCCCACTGCCGCTTCTTCCTCCTGTCGACGGACCACGAGTCGTCACCAGAGGGCGAGCGCAACCACGCCTTCTACCGGAGTCTGGGTTTCCTGTCCTACGAGGAAAAGGAGATGGCGGGCTTCGGCCTGCCGAGGAACCGCCCCGACCTGCGGGAGACGGCTCCATGA
- a CDS encoding SDR family oxidoreductase, with translation MALEHHRVVITAAGRDFGRTLALRFASRGAEVHLSARTLEAAERVREEIRGQGHDADRVHAYPCDLTDPSSVREFAAAVAARTDHVDVLVNNGSRYQHGTDLLSASDEDVTDTLASGATGTVLATRAFLPLLLKSAKPDVVTMVSGCGETGHHRSDAHAAFYAAKSAQAGFTEILSRRLRDQGVRVISLYPPDFDNHDPLSESWEGASRTAKDPLTSQSLVDCIFFAIGQPRDCFIKSFHFEQV, from the coding sequence ATGGCACTGGAGCACCACCGCGTCGTCATCACCGCCGCCGGCCGCGACTTCGGGCGCACCCTCGCCCTCCGTTTCGCCAGCAGGGGCGCCGAAGTCCACCTCTCCGCACGCACCCTCGAAGCCGCCGAGCGCGTCCGCGAGGAGATCCGCGGGCAGGGGCACGACGCGGACCGGGTCCACGCCTACCCGTGTGACCTCACCGATCCTTCGTCCGTGCGGGAGTTCGCCGCCGCGGTCGCAGCCCGCACCGACCACGTGGACGTCCTCGTCAACAACGGCTCCCGCTACCAGCACGGCACGGACCTGCTGTCCGCCTCCGACGAGGACGTGACGGACACCCTCGCCTCCGGCGCCACCGGCACCGTCCTGGCCACCAGGGCCTTCCTGCCGCTGCTCCTGAAGTCGGCGAAGCCGGACGTCGTCACCATGGTCTCCGGCTGCGGGGAGACCGGCCACCACCGGTCCGACGCCCACGCCGCCTTCTACGCGGCCAAGAGCGCCCAGGCCGGTTTCACCGAGATCCTCTCCCGCAGGCTGCGCGACCAGGGCGTCCGCGTCATCTCCCTCTACCCGCCGGACTTCGACAACCACGACCCGCTCTCGGAGTCCTGGGAGGGCGCGTCGCGCACGGCGAAGGACCCGCTCACGTCGCAGTCGCTCGTGGACTGCATCTTCTTCGCGATCGGCCAGCCCCGCGACTGTTTCATCAAGTCCTTCCACTTCGAGCAGGTCTGA
- a CDS encoding GNAT family N-acetyltransferase: MGRTLAEILDAAAEGRFPPPDGATTVVPQEHRRDAGVIAFTAHSVVFTDEDPDWVRATLDALDCDALAATMNPRFLAALLDRTGRATDTIDLLTVAGPLPGAPALELVETTDPDHPRVRRALRRRHDVRVWSAAGGVLVLGRGVAGRWEAAVEVDEGVRHRGLGRELARAARHLVPDGQPVWSQQATGNARSIRAFQAAGYRPVGAESLMLAPHR, encoded by the coding sequence GTGGGACGGACACTGGCGGAGATCCTGGACGCCGCCGCCGAGGGGCGGTTCCCGCCACCTGACGGCGCCACGACCGTGGTCCCGCAGGAACACCGGCGCGACGCGGGCGTCATCGCCTTCACCGCACACTCCGTGGTGTTCACGGACGAGGACCCGGACTGGGTCCGCGCGACCCTCGACGCCCTCGACTGCGACGCGCTGGCCGCCACCATGAACCCGCGGTTCCTGGCCGCGCTGCTCGACCGCACGGGACGCGCCACCGACACGATCGACCTGCTCACCGTCGCCGGTCCGCTGCCCGGCGCACCGGCACTGGAGCTCGTGGAGACGACCGACCCCGACCACCCGCGCGTGCGCAGGGCCCTGCGCCGCCGCCACGACGTACGGGTCTGGTCGGCCGCAGGGGGAGTCCTCGTCCTCGGCCGCGGCGTCGCGGGCCGCTGGGAAGCAGCGGTCGAGGTCGACGAGGGCGTGCGCCACCGCGGACTGGGCCGGGAACTGGCCCGCGCCGCCCGCCACCTCGTCCCCGACGGGCAGCCGGTCTGGTCCCAGCAGGCCACCGGCAACGCGCGCAGCATCCGAGCCTTCCAGGCCGCGGGCTACCGACCGGTCGGTGCGGAGTCCCTGATGCTGGCTCCGCACCGCTGA
- a CDS encoding class I SAM-dependent methyltransferase, with protein MSHVPQVSVTTPDGEPAPLVPTTYDEVRGWFSAHDQVLFDWFLTRQNSGEGQPGDLLELGAFMGKSAIFLGGYLQPGEEFTVCDLFDSPATDDFNVAENRESYPTLTRRGFETNYLAFHEALPTLIQAPTSVVADQVKPASCRFVHIDASHLYEHVVTDIASSRLVAAPDAVVVFDDYRSEHTPGVAASVWTAVVTGELRPICVSNMKLYATWGDPEPHQAALLAWLKGRTDLRYDVDMIEGRPLVRTTDQGVVVPVPPQPLHPAPPAAPAPVPAPAAVRRPGVRWRKLAKDLLPPVVTRAIVARNRRRRR; from the coding sequence GTGTCGCACGTTCCACAAGTTTCCGTCACGACCCCCGACGGTGAGCCAGCCCCGCTCGTCCCCACCACGTACGACGAGGTCAGAGGCTGGTTCTCAGCGCACGACCAGGTGCTCTTCGACTGGTTCCTGACGCGTCAGAACAGCGGCGAGGGGCAGCCGGGCGACCTGCTGGAGCTCGGTGCCTTCATGGGGAAGAGCGCGATCTTTCTCGGCGGGTACCTCCAGCCCGGTGAGGAATTCACCGTCTGCGACCTCTTCGACTCGCCCGCGACGGACGACTTCAACGTCGCCGAGAACCGCGAGTCCTACCCCACGCTCACGCGGCGCGGCTTCGAGACGAACTACCTGGCCTTCCACGAGGCGCTGCCGACGCTGATCCAGGCCCCCACCTCGGTCGTCGCCGACCAGGTCAAGCCCGCGAGCTGCCGATTCGTGCACATCGATGCCTCGCACCTCTACGAGCACGTCGTCACGGACATCGCGTCCTCGCGTCTCGTCGCGGCCCCGGACGCCGTGGTCGTCTTCGACGACTACCGCTCCGAGCACACCCCCGGCGTCGCGGCCTCCGTGTGGACCGCGGTGGTTACGGGCGAACTGCGCCCGATCTGCGTTTCGAACATGAAGCTCTACGCGACCTGGGGCGACCCGGAGCCCCACCAGGCGGCGCTGCTCGCGTGGCTGAAGGGGCGCACCGACCTCCGGTACGACGTGGACATGATCGAAGGCCGCCCGCTGGTGCGCACCACGGACCAGGGCGTGGTCGTGCCGGTGCCCCCGCAGCCGCTGCACCCCGCGCCGCCGGCCGCACCTGCGCCGGTCCCCGCCCCCGCCGCCGTGCGCAGGCCGGGCGTCCGCTGGCGGAAGCTGGCCAAGGACCTGCTCCCGCCCGTGGTCACCCGCGCGATCGTGGCTCGCAACCGCCGTCGCAGGCGCTGA
- a CDS encoding SRPBCC family protein: protein MSDSAITYTLYIQTDPARVWQALTEPAFTRRYWGLSFETDWAVGSPMDWVERGARTSDPEQVVLDCVPDRLLSYTWHTFTPQWAASVGIGEELRAELAKERRTKVTYEIEPVGDTLARLTIRHEDFEPGGTLIGMCGRAWPMLASSLKTLLETGAPLPEAEQEAGEV, encoded by the coding sequence ATGAGCGACAGCGCGATCACCTACACCCTGTACATCCAGACAGATCCCGCCAGGGTCTGGCAGGCCCTCACCGAGCCCGCCTTCACCCGCCGGTACTGGGGGCTGAGCTTCGAGACCGACTGGGCGGTGGGCTCGCCGATGGACTGGGTCGAGCGGGGGGCTCGTACCAGCGACCCCGAGCAGGTGGTCCTCGACTGCGTCCCGGACCGCCTGCTCTCCTACACCTGGCACACCTTCACCCCCCAGTGGGCGGCCTCGGTCGGGATCGGCGAGGAACTGCGGGCCGAACTGGCCAAGGAGCGCCGCACGAAGGTGACGTACGAGATCGAGCCCGTCGGCGACACCCTCGCACGACTGACCATCCGGCACGAGGACTTCGAACCCGGCGGAACGCTGATCGGCATGTGCGGACGGGCCTGGCCGATGCTCGCGTCCAGCCTCAAGACCCTGCTGGAGACCGGCGCTCCGCTGCCGGAAGCGGAGCAGGAGGCGGGCGAGGTCTGA